CATCCTTACCGATATTCTAAAAACACTTTTGAGATTAGTGTCTATTATTGTATTAAATTCTTTTTCCGTGTATTCGTCCGATTTCTTTCTTATGTTAAACCCGGCATTGTTTACAAGGATGTCAACCCTGTTCCACTTCTTAGTTACTGCTTTCATTAGTTTCTCAATCCCCGCCGGTTTGCTTATATCCGCAGCAACCCCCGAAAGCTCTTTGCCTTTGTATGTTTTTATCATATCGTCAATCAAACGTTTGTTCCTCGCTGCAATAAATACTTCAGCACCAAGTTCAATGAATAACTTTGTTATCGCAAGCCCTATACCCTTACTTCCGCCTGTTATTAATGCCTTCTTGCCCTTTAGAGAATAAATTTCTTTCATATTATTATATTTTGTTTTTATAAATATATCTTCTTCGGTTTTCAAAAAATACTTAAATAATTTTCTGTTTCGTAACGTTTGTACACAGTTAATCTTTGGAAATCTTTTGTTATTAACCTCAATCTGGTTTCTTCTCACGTCCTGCAACACCCTATTTCCATATTTTGTTATTAAGATTAGATGTAAATTGTTCCAATGAAGGTCAAAAAAGATAAAGTAAAGATTATTACACTCGGGTGTTCAAAGAATCTTGTGGATTCCGAGCATATTTCCGCTCAGCTTAAAAATGGAAACGTTGAAATTGTTGAAGATGAAAACAAGGCAAACACTGTTATTATTAATACTTGCGGATTCATCCAGCCCGCTAAAGAAGAGTCTATTAACACTATCCTTGCCGCAGTTGAAAACAAACAGCAGGGCAAACTTAAAAACGTTTATGTTGCAGGGTGTCTTTCTGATAGGTATATGGAGGAACTTATAATTGAAATTCCTGAAGTAGATAAATATTTCGGTGCTACCAGCAAACCTAAAACAATGTATGATATACTCAATGCAATGGGTATAGATTATAAAAAGAATCTTGTCGGTGAACGCTCGCTTTCAACAAAACATTATGCATACCTGAAAATCAGCGACGGCTGCGATAATCCTTGCTCTTTCTGCGCCATTCCTATAATGCGCGGCGGTCATGTTTCAAAACCTTTAAAAGAAATTATTAACGAAGCAAAAAAGCTTGCGGATAAAGGTATTAAAGAATTACTCGTTATCGGACAGGATACTACCTACTGGGGTATGGATATAAACCGCAAACGTGAAATAGCAAAAGTCCTGAATGCTCTTTCTGATATTAATGGTATTGAATGGATTCGCCTAATGTATGCATACCCATCCCGTTTTCCCGATGGGCTGATTGAGGTCATTGCAAACAATGAAAAAGTATGTAAGTATATCGATATTCCCATCCAGCACATATCTGATAATATGCTTAAAATAATGAGGCGCGGTATCACAAAGAAACAACAGATACACCTTCTCGAATCACTAAGAAACAAAGTTGAAGATATTGCCATTCGTACAACCCTCCTCGTCGGTCATCCCGGCGAAACGGAAGAAGATGTACAAGAACTTGCTGACTTTGTCAGAGACTTTGAATTCGATAGGCTCGGCGTTTTCACTTATTCCCATGAAGAAGGCACTTATGCGCATACCTATAAAGATGATGCTTCCCAGCGTGAAAAGAATAAACGTCATAAGAAAATTCTTGATGTTCAGAAAAAAGTCTCCGAGAAAAAGAACAGGGGAATGCTTAACAGGGTTTGCAGGGTTATAATAGATAGAAAAGAGTTTGATTACTACATCGGAAGAACCTATAAAGATGCACCCGAAATTGACCAGGAAGTTTATATTAAATCTGAAAAGAAATTGATTGATGGTAATTTTTACGACGCAAAGATTTATGATTACGAAGAGTTTGATTTGTTTGGAGAAATAATTCATAACTAAATATTTAGGATTATGAAAAACAAGATTATTTTACTCGCTGTTATCGTTTACTGCCTGTCTGCTTTGGAGATTCAGGCACAGGGCAAGGAAAACCCGCTTCAGAATTTGAATGTCGGGAAGGAATATTTCTATCTCGACCCCCTCGTTTTCTATCCTCTCGATTCGGCAGTTGGCAGACTCGATGTTTACATCGAAATTCCTCTTGAAAACCTTCAGTTTAAAAAAGCCGGCTCAAACGATAACTATGAGGCTTCTTTTGACCTTAGAATAATAATTAAAGATTTCCTTGATCAACAGATTTTTACGCAGACCTATACCGAAAAAATTAACAGCACAAAAAACGAACAGAAAAATATTTCCGAGCAGTCTGTTTCAAACCTTAAAAATTATTTTCTGAAATCTGGTTTCTATAAGATTAATATTTCTCTTAAGGATAAGAATTCGGGAAATGAATACATTAAAGATTTTTCTGTTAATGTTAGAGACCCCAAAATAGACAGGATTCTTGCCTCTGATATTATGCTTCTTTCAGACTATTCCATAGACTCGAAAGGTGAACAGGAAATAACTCCCCTTATTAGCGGTAATATCGGAACTATAGAAAGCTTCTATATATTCTCTGAAATTCAAAATAATACTGAAGAAGATGTTACAAAAGTTTTCAGGATTGTTTCAGTGGACGATAGGGAAAAAGTTATGTTCGATACCACTATTTCTGTCGATATTAAAAAAGGAAAGAATCCCGTTATAGTAAAGATGGATGCGGCCGATTATTCAATCGGCAGTTATACACTCAAAATCTTTGAGGGATCAAAAGAGCTCACGGAAACTAAGTTTGTTTACAGATGGGGAGATGTTCCTATTTCCGTGAAAGACCTGGATGAGGCCGTAAGTCAGCTTCAGTACATTGCCACAACTAAAGAGCTCGATCATATAAACGATGCTGCCAATAATGAAGAGAAACTAAAAAGGTTTGTAAGATTTTGGAAAAGTATTGACCCGTCTCCGCGAACACCGAAGAATGAAATTATGATAGAGTATTATAATCGTATAAAAATCGCCAACGAGAGATATTCACATTATACTGAGGGCTGGAAAACTGACATGGGTATGGTTTTTATAATTTACGGAAATCCCAGCGTTATTGATAGACATCCTTTTGAAAGTGATTCCAAGCCTTATGAAATCTGGACCTATTATGACATTAACAGGCAGTATATTTTTGTCGATTATACTGGCTTCGGCGATTATCGCTTGACTACTCCTATCTGGGATGAAAGAACTCGAATCAGATTCTATAATTAACTTATAATCTGATTCTTCAAATTTTTTTGTTACACAACATTGATCTTAATCAGTGCGCACTCTTTATGTTTTGTTCTAAAGCTCTAAAATAATTCCGTGCTTATCTGCACTCTGTAATTTTATATCAGTAACTCTTCCTGCGCTTGTT
The Ignavibacteria bacterium DNA segment above includes these coding regions:
- a CDS encoding GWxTD domain-containing protein, whose amino-acid sequence is MKNKIILLAVIVYCLSALEIQAQGKENPLQNLNVGKEYFYLDPLVFYPLDSAVGRLDVYIEIPLENLQFKKAGSNDNYEASFDLRIIIKDFLDQQIFTQTYTEKINSTKNEQKNISEQSVSNLKNYFLKSGFYKINISLKDKNSGNEYIKDFSVNVRDPKIDRILASDIMLLSDYSIDSKGEQEITPLISGNIGTIESFYIFSEIQNNTEEDVTKVFRIVSVDDREKVMFDTTISVDIKKGKNPVIVKMDAADYSIGSYTLKIFEGSKELTETKFVYRWGDVPISVKDLDEAVSQLQYIATTKELDHINDAANNEEKLKRFVRFWKSIDPSPRTPKNEIMIEYYNRIKIANERYSHYTEGWKTDMGMVFIIYGNPSVIDRHPFESDSKPYEIWTYYDINRQYIFVDYTGFGDYRLTTPIWDERTRIRFYN
- the rimO gene encoding 30S ribosomal protein S12 methylthiotransferase RimO; its protein translation is MKVKKDKVKIITLGCSKNLVDSEHISAQLKNGNVEIVEDENKANTVIINTCGFIQPAKEESINTILAAVENKQQGKLKNVYVAGCLSDRYMEELIIEIPEVDKYFGATSKPKTMYDILNAMGIDYKKNLVGERSLSTKHYAYLKISDGCDNPCSFCAIPIMRGGHVSKPLKEIINEAKKLADKGIKELLVIGQDTTYWGMDINRKREIAKVLNALSDINGIEWIRLMYAYPSRFPDGLIEVIANNEKVCKYIDIPIQHISDNMLKIMRRGITKKQQIHLLESLRNKVEDIAIRTTLLVGHPGETEEDVQELADFVRDFEFDRLGVFTYSHEEGTYAHTYKDDASQREKNKRHKKILDVQKKVSEKKNRGMLNRVCRVIIDRKEFDYYIGRTYKDAPEIDQEVYIKSEKKLIDGNFYDAKIYDYEEFDLFGEIIHN